From the Acidovorax carolinensis genome, one window contains:
- a CDS encoding glycosyltransferase family 2 protein produces the protein MTTAFPSTPDVSIVVPIYNEVENLPDLVERIAHAMSAQPLSFELLAVDDGSRDGSADKLRELAATRPWLRPVFLARNYGQSSALQAGFDRVRGRYVVTLDADLQNEPDDIPLLLTRLETDPGVDMVSGWRKDRQDAELSRKLPSRIANRIISRTTGVYLHDYGCALKAYRRPIIDRIRLYGELHRFIPSLAKDVGARITEVPVRHHARTRGVSNYGIDRTFRVILDLILIVFFMRYRQRPLHAFGGLGLWLAAPGGLILTWLLVLKLLGESIGGRPLLLAGVMLVLMGVQMIAAGLIGELLMRVYHEAGGAAQFHAQEYVPANRPERAESGVLVAQDAIDKVA, from the coding sequence ATGACCACCGCCTTTCCCTCCACGCCCGATGTATCCATCGTGGTGCCCATCTATAACGAGGTCGAAAATCTGCCCGATCTCGTGGAGCGCATCGCCCATGCCATGTCTGCGCAGCCTCTCAGCTTCGAATTGCTGGCAGTGGACGATGGTTCGCGCGATGGCAGCGCGGACAAGTTGCGCGAGCTTGCCGCGACGCGCCCCTGGCTGCGCCCGGTGTTCCTGGCGCGCAACTACGGTCAGTCCAGCGCGCTGCAGGCGGGCTTTGATCGCGTGCGCGGGCGCTATGTGGTGACGTTGGACGCCGACCTGCAAAACGAGCCGGACGATATTCCGCTGCTGCTGACGCGTCTGGAAACCGACCCCGGCGTGGACATGGTCAGTGGCTGGCGTAAGGACCGGCAGGACGCCGAGCTTTCGCGCAAGCTGCCCTCGCGTATCGCCAACCGCATCATCTCGCGCACCACCGGCGTGTACCTGCATGACTATGGCTGTGCGCTCAAGGCCTACCGCCGTCCCATCATCGACCGCATACGGCTGTATGGCGAGCTGCACCGCTTCATTCCCTCGCTGGCCAAAGACGTGGGCGCGCGCATCACCGAGGTGCCGGTACGCCACCATGCCCGCACGCGCGGGGTGTCCAACTACGGCATCGACCGCACCTTCCGTGTCATCCTGGACCTGATCCTCATCGTGTTTTTCATGCGCTACCGCCAGCGGCCGCTGCACGCCTTCGGTGGATTGGGGCTGTGGCTGGCCGCGCCGGGTGGGCTGATCCTGACTTGGCTGCTGGTGCTAAAGCTGCTGGGTGAAAGCATTGGCGGCCGCCCGCTGCTGCTGGCCGGTGTGATGCTGGTGCTGATGGGCGTGCAAATGATCGCTGCCGGGCTGATCGGCGAACTGCTGATGCGCGTGTACCACGAAGCCGGGGGCGCGGCGCAGTTCCATGCGCAGGAATATGTGCCAGCAAACAGGCCAGAGCGGGCTGAATCTGGCGTACTTGTGGCGCAAGATGCTATTGATAAAGTAGCGTGA
- the rsmI gene encoding 16S rRNA (cytidine(1402)-2'-O)-methyltransferase: MSASFASALNAARDAAAAQHYPQGTLYVVATPIGNLADITLRALHVLQLADAIACEDTRHTQALLRAYGIDKSSAQLLAVHQHNEAEAALAVVQRLQQGQRIAYVSDAGTPGVSDPGARLVAAVHAAGLRALPLPGASSITTALSVAGAVAHNTESGGFLFAGFLPVKNAERATAVQQLASEPRCVVLLEAPHRIEDLADALAVLGERPVTLARELTKQFEEISTHPARDLAGWLAGAPQRVKGEFVVLLHPLPSQQDDGADAQRVLRLLLGELPTKTAVKLAADITGAPRNALYSQALQIRQDEGPAD, translated from the coding sequence TTGAGCGCATCTTTCGCATCTGCCTTGAACGCCGCACGCGATGCGGCGGCTGCACAGCATTATCCGCAGGGCACGCTGTATGTCGTGGCCACGCCGATCGGCAACCTGGCCGACATCACCCTGCGCGCGCTGCATGTGCTGCAACTGGCAGACGCCATTGCCTGCGAGGACACGCGCCACACCCAGGCGCTGCTGCGCGCCTATGGCATCGACAAGTCCAGCGCGCAGCTGCTGGCCGTGCACCAGCACAACGAGGCCGAAGCCGCACTGGCCGTGGTGCAGCGGCTGCAGCAGGGCCAGCGCATTGCTTACGTGAGCGACGCAGGCACCCCCGGCGTGAGCGACCCCGGCGCGCGCCTGGTGGCCGCCGTGCACGCGGCCGGCCTGCGCGCCCTGCCGCTGCCGGGCGCCAGCAGCATCACCACGGCCTTGAGCGTGGCCGGCGCCGTGGCGCACAACACCGAAAGCGGCGGCTTTCTCTTTGCCGGTTTTTTGCCGGTGAAGAATGCCGAGCGGGCCACGGCCGTGCAGCAGCTTGCCAGCGAGCCCCGCTGCGTGGTGCTGCTGGAGGCCCCGCACCGCATTGAAGACCTGGCCGACGCCCTGGCCGTGCTGGGGGAGCGCCCGGTGACGCTGGCGCGCGAGCTAACCAAGCAGTTCGAGGAGATCTCCACGCACCCTGCGCGGGATCTGGCGGGCTGGCTGGCGGGCGCCCCGCAGCGGGTGAAGGGGGAATTCGTGGTGCTGCTGCACCCGCTGCCATCCCAACAGGACGATGGCGCCGACGCACAGCGCGTGCTGCGCCTGCTGCTCGGCGAGTTGCCGACCAAGACGGCCGTCAAGCTGGCCGCCGACATCACGGGCGCGCCGCGCAATGCGCTGTATTCGCAGGCACTTCAAATCCGCCAGGACGAGGGCCCAGCGGATTGA
- a CDS encoding YraN family protein, with amino-acid sequence MNFLGKMLSSARPGGADAASGRTTRQRGDAAEDQALACLQAAGLKLLERNYRTPGRGGGEIDLVMRDRDGTVVFVEVRSRASNAFGGAGASIGAVKQRRIVFAARHYLLRMSVPPPCRFDVVLVDDASVQWLKAAFDAQ; translated from the coding sequence ATGAATTTCCTTGGAAAAATGCTATCCAGTGCCCGCCCAGGGGGCGCTGATGCCGCCAGCGGCCGCACCACGCGGCAGCGGGGCGATGCGGCCGAAGACCAGGCGCTGGCCTGTTTGCAGGCTGCGGGCCTGAAGCTGCTGGAGCGTAATTATCGGACGCCCGGGCGCGGCGGTGGCGAGATTGATCTGGTGATGCGCGATCGGGATGGCACCGTGGTGTTTGTCGAGGTGCGCAGCCGCGCCAGCAATGCCTTCGGTGGGGCCGGTGCGAGCATCGGCGCCGTCAAGCAGCGGCGCATCGTGTTTGCGGCGCGCCATTACCTGCTGCGCATGTCGGTGCCGCCGCCGTGCCGTTTCGACGTGGTGCTGGTGGATGATGCCTCGGTGCAATGGCTCAAGGCCGCCTTCGACGCCCAGTAA
- a CDS encoding SIS domain-containing protein: MLEQRIQQHFIDSADLKYQAAQALSAPIAAAVQAILACVTSGGKVLACGNGPSAAEALQFAAFCVAGFERDRPELAALALTSDSTLLTVAGGGSDVAQQFARQVRALGQAGDVLLALSVTGNDANVIASTEAAHERDMTVVILTGRTGGKLAAMVRETDVLISVPHDRAARVREVHALVLHCLCDGVDAQLLGEQEIPL, encoded by the coding sequence ATGCTAGAGCAACGCATCCAACAACACTTTATCGACAGCGCCGACCTGAAATACCAGGCGGCGCAGGCCCTCAGTGCGCCCATCGCTGCGGCCGTGCAGGCCATTCTGGCCTGCGTGACCAGTGGCGGCAAAGTGCTGGCCTGCGGCAACGGCCCTTCGGCGGCCGAGGCGCTGCAGTTTGCGGCCTTTTGCGTGGCAGGGTTTGAGCGGGACCGGCCCGAGTTGGCCGCGCTGGCCCTGACCTCCGACAGCACCCTGCTCACGGTGGCCGGCGGCGGCAGTGATGTGGCCCAGCAGTTCGCCCGGCAGGTACGCGCGCTCGGCCAGGCGGGCGATGTCTTGCTGGCGCTGTCTGTCACCGGCAACGATGCCAACGTGATCGCCTCCACCGAAGCCGCCCACGAGCGCGACATGACGGTGGTGATTCTCACCGGTCGCACGGGCGGCAAACTGGCGGCCATGGTGCGCGAGACCGACGTGCTGATCAGCGTGCCGCACGACCGCGCCGCGCGGGTGCGCGAGGTCCATGCCCTGGTGTTGCACTGCCTGTGCGACGGCGTGGATGCCCAGTTACTTGGAGAACAGGAAATACCGCTATGA
- a CDS encoding NAD(P)-dependent oxidoreductase, translating into MPSTNPRNYDATPSRKVAFLGLGVMGYPMAGHLALAGHAVTVYNRTTTKSIAWCAEYASTKAPKHATTPREAAAGADIVFCCVGNDDDLRSVTLGADGAFAGMQPGAIFVDHTTASAEVARELYAAARTLGLHFVDAPVSGGQAGAQNGQLTVMCGGDQAAFDAAQPVAMAFSRAFTLLGASGSGQLAKMVNQICIAGLVQGLSEAVAFGQNAGLDMKQVLDVIGKGAAQSWQMDNRGKTMVDGQFDFGFAVDWMRKDLGLVLDEARRNGSRVPVTALVDQFYADVQKMGGNRWDTSSLIKRLT; encoded by the coding sequence ATGCCAAGCACCAACCCTCGCAACTACGACGCAACCCCTTCGCGCAAGGTCGCCTTTCTCGGCCTGGGCGTGATGGGCTACCCCATGGCCGGCCACCTCGCGCTGGCGGGCCATGCGGTCACGGTGTACAACCGCACCACCACAAAATCAATAGCATGGTGCGCAGAATACGCAAGTACCAAAGCCCCAAAACATGCCACAACGCCACGCGAGGCAGCGGCGGGTGCGGACATCGTTTTCTGTTGCGTGGGCAACGACGATGACCTGCGCTCGGTGACGCTGGGCGCCGACGGCGCGTTCGCCGGCATGCAGCCGGGCGCGATCTTTGTGGACCACACCACGGCCTCGGCTGAGGTGGCGCGGGAGCTGTATGCCGCCGCGCGCACACTGGGGCTGCACTTTGTCGATGCCCCGGTCTCCGGCGGCCAGGCCGGTGCACAAAACGGTCAGCTCACCGTAATGTGCGGCGGCGACCAGGCCGCGTTTGACGCCGCCCAGCCCGTGGCCATGGCCTTTTCGCGGGCGTTCACGCTGCTGGGTGCCAGTGGCTCGGGACAGCTGGCCAAGATGGTCAACCAGATCTGCATCGCAGGCCTGGTGCAGGGCCTGTCCGAAGCAGTGGCCTTTGGCCAGAATGCCGGGCTGGACATGAAGCAGGTGCTGGACGTGATTGGCAAGGGCGCGGCGCAGAGCTGGCAGATGGACAACCGCGGCAAGACCATGGTGGACGGCCAATTCGATTTCGGTTTTGCCGTGGACTGGATGCGCAAGGACCTGGGCCTGGTGCTGGACGAAGCCCGCCGCAATGGCTCACGCGTGCCGGTGACCGCGCTGGTAGACCAGTTCTATGCCGATGTGCAGAAGATGGGCGGAAACCGCTGGGACACGTCCAGCCTGATCAAGCGCCTGACCTGA
- a CDS encoding PilT/PilU family type 4a pilus ATPase, whose protein sequence is MERDQASKFINDLLKLMVSRNGSDLFITAEFPPAIKVDGKVTKVSPQPLTGTHTLTLARAVMSDKQVADFERTKECNFAISPAGIGRFRVNAFIQQGKVGMVLRTIPLTLPTIDGLGVPQVLKEVTMTKRGLCILVGATGSGKSTTLAAMVDWRNENSFGHIITVEDPIEFVHAHKNCVVTQREVGLDTDSWEAALKNTLRQAPDVILMGEIRDRETMEHAVAFSETGHLCLATLHANSANQALDRIINFFPEERRAQLLMDLSLNLRAMVSQRLIPKQDGKGRAAAVEVMLNTPLIADLIFKGEVAEIKEVMKKSRNLGMQTFDQALFDAYEANVISYEDALRNADSLNDLRLQIKLNSQRAKSPDLASGTEHFAIV, encoded by the coding sequence ATGGAACGCGATCAGGCCAGTAAATTCATCAACGACTTGCTCAAACTGATGGTGAGCCGCAATGGCAGCGACTTGTTCATCACAGCCGAGTTTCCGCCGGCCATCAAGGTCGACGGAAAAGTGACCAAGGTATCGCCCCAGCCGCTGACGGGCACCCACACTCTCACGCTGGCGCGCGCCGTCATGAGCGACAAGCAGGTGGCCGACTTCGAGCGCACCAAGGAATGCAACTTCGCCATCTCGCCGGCCGGCATTGGCCGCTTTCGCGTGAACGCCTTCATCCAGCAGGGCAAGGTCGGCATGGTATTGCGGACGATTCCGCTCACGCTGCCCACCATTGACGGACTGGGCGTGCCGCAGGTTCTCAAGGAAGTGACGATGACCAAGCGCGGCCTGTGCATCCTGGTGGGTGCCACGGGCTCGGGCAAGTCCACCACGCTCGCGGCCATGGTGGACTGGCGCAATGAAAACTCGTTCGGCCACATCATCACAGTGGAAGACCCCATCGAATTTGTGCATGCGCACAAGAATTGTGTAGTGACGCAGCGTGAAGTGGGGCTGGACACCGACAGCTGGGAAGCGGCGCTGAAGAACACGCTGCGCCAGGCGCCCGACGTGATCCTGATGGGCGAAATCCGCGACCGCGAGACCATGGAACATGCCGTGGCTTTCTCCGAAACCGGCCACTTGTGCCTGGCCACGCTGCACGCCAACAGTGCCAACCAGGCGCTGGACCGGATCATCAACTTCTTCCCCGAAGAGCGCCGCGCCCAGTTGCTGATGGATCTTTCGCTGAATCTGCGCGCCATGGTTTCGCAGCGCCTCATCCCCAAGCAGGATGGCAAGGGCCGGGCTGCGGCGGTGGAGGTCATGCTCAACACCCCGCTGATTGCCGACCTGATCTTCAAGGGCGAAGTCGCCGAGATCAAGGAGGTCATGAAAAAGAGCCGCAACCTGGGCATGCAGACCTTCGACCAGGCGCTGTTCGATGCCTACGAGGCCAATGTGATCAGCTACGAGGACGCGCTGCGCAACGCCGACTCGCTCAACGACCTGCGCCTGCAGATCAAGCTCAACAGCCAGCGCGCCAAGTCGCCCGACCTGGCCTCGGGCACCGAGCATTTCGCCATCGTGTGA
- a CDS encoding cyclic nucleotide-binding domain-containing protein: protein MKGILSLLRRNTRGTKTLEEHTDSVLFSTAFASQGVDVSMLVPWEARAVEVGAKRLPPSRGGSLLQALWAKDKYMAHLDTDAVERMERFFEFAAVPANRDVIRQDEYGNFMVVLLTGTIAVDRLQPWGEQLRLAETRPGDILGEMSLLDSGIRFSACTTLTDCEIAVLSAEALDQMMAEDPQLAASLVALLARKLSLRLRVVSARLSDNQK, encoded by the coding sequence ATGAAAGGCATTCTCAGCCTTCTGCGCCGCAACACCCGCGGCACCAAGACGCTGGAGGAGCACACCGACTCCGTGCTGTTCTCCACCGCCTTTGCCAGCCAGGGCGTGGATGTATCCATGCTTGTGCCTTGGGAGGCACGCGCCGTGGAAGTGGGCGCCAAGCGCCTGCCACCCAGCCGCGGAGGCAGTCTGCTGCAGGCGTTGTGGGCCAAGGACAAATACATGGCCCACCTCGACACGGACGCTGTGGAGCGCATGGAGCGTTTTTTTGAGTTTGCCGCCGTTCCAGCCAACCGCGATGTGATCCGGCAGGACGAATACGGGAACTTCATGGTGGTGCTGCTCACCGGCACCATCGCGGTGGACCGCCTTCAGCCCTGGGGTGAGCAATTGCGCCTGGCCGAGACCCGGCCTGGCGACATCCTGGGCGAAATGTCGCTGCTCGACAGCGGCATCCGCTTTTCGGCCTGCACCACCCTCACCGACTGCGAAATTGCCGTGCTGAGCGCCGAAGCCCTGGACCAGATGATGGCCGAAGACCCCCAACTGGCCGCCAGCCTGGTTGCGCTGCTGGCGCGCAAGCTGTCGCTGCGCCTGCGGGTCGTGAGCGCCCGGCTGAGCGACAACCAGAAATAA
- a CDS encoding type IV pilus twitching motility protein PilT: MDITQLLAFSVKNKASDLHLSSGLPPMIRVHGDVRRINVDALDHKTVHAMVYDIMSDSQRKTYEEFLEVDFSFEIEGLARFRVNAFNQNRGAAAVFRTIPSKILTLEQLNAPKIFGDLALKPRGLVLVTGPTGSGKSTTLAAMVNYLNETEYGHILTVEDPIEFVHESKKCLINQREVGPMTLSFAAALKSALREDPDAILVGEMRDLETIRLAMTAAETGHLVFGTLHTSSAAKTIDRIIDVFPAEEKEMVRAMLSESLQAVISQTLCKLKDGSGRVAAHEIMLGTSAIRNLIREAKVAQMYSTIQTSNSVGMQTLDQNLTDLVRRNIISPAEARSKAKIPENFPG; the protein is encoded by the coding sequence GTGGACATTACCCAGTTGCTCGCATTCAGTGTGAAGAACAAGGCTTCCGACCTGCACTTGTCCTCAGGGTTGCCGCCCATGATCCGGGTCCACGGGGATGTGCGCCGCATCAATGTGGACGCGCTGGACCACAAGACCGTGCACGCCATGGTGTACGACATCATGAGCGACTCGCAGCGCAAAACGTATGAAGAGTTTCTGGAGGTGGACTTCTCGTTTGAGATCGAAGGCCTGGCGCGCTTTCGCGTCAACGCCTTCAACCAGAACCGCGGCGCCGCAGCCGTGTTCCGCACGATTCCGAGCAAAATCCTGACGCTCGAGCAGCTCAACGCGCCCAAGATATTCGGCGACCTGGCCCTCAAGCCGCGCGGCCTGGTGCTGGTGACCGGCCCCACGGGTTCGGGCAAGTCCACCACGCTGGCGGCCATGGTCAACTACCTCAACGAAACCGAATACGGCCACATCCTCACGGTGGAAGACCCGATCGAGTTCGTGCACGAGTCCAAGAAGTGCCTGATCAACCAGCGCGAAGTGGGGCCGATGACGCTGTCGTTTGCGGCCGCCCTGAAGTCCGCGCTGCGCGAAGATCCCGACGCCATCCTGGTGGGCGAAATGCGCGACCTGGAAACCATCCGCCTGGCCATGACGGCGGCTGAAACCGGCCACCTGGTGTTTGGCACGCTGCACACCTCCAGCGCCGCCAAGACCATCGACCGGATCATTGACGTGTTCCCCGCCGAAGAAAAGGAAATGGTCCGCGCCATGCTGTCCGAATCGCTGCAGGCCGTGATCTCGCAGACGCTGTGCAAGCTGAAAGACGGCTCGGGCCGCGTTGCCGCACACGAGATCATGCTGGGCACCAGCGCCATCCGCAACCTGATCCGCGAGGCCAAGGTGGCGCAGATGTACTCCACCATCCAGACCAGCAACAGCGTGGGCATGCAGACGCTGGACCAGAACCTTACCGATCTGGTGCGGCGCAACATCATCAGCCCGGCCGAAGCCCGCAGCAAGGCCAAGATCCCCGAGAATTTCCCCGGCTGA
- a CDS encoding YggS family pyridoxal phosphate-dependent enzyme, with the protein MTTIASNLQQVRDRIAQACGAAGRDPASVSLLAVSKTFGAEAVVQAAAAGQRAFGENYIQEGVEKIAVVGRAFDPALQWHCIGPIQSNKTRLVSEHFDWAHTVDRLKTAERLSAQRPDHLLPLQICIQVNIDGGSTKSGVAPEETLALVRAVAKLPRLRVRGLMSIPDHAPDFEAQLAIHKRAKRLFDQISGLGEPGLEGFDTLSMGMTADLEAAIHAGSTLVRVGTGIFGGRTYQAP; encoded by the coding sequence ATGACCACGATTGCTAGCAACCTCCAACAGGTCCGGGACCGCATCGCGCAGGCCTGCGGGGCTGCCGGCCGGGACCCTGCCAGTGTCTCGCTGCTGGCTGTTTCCAAAACCTTCGGGGCCGAGGCGGTGGTGCAGGCCGCCGCCGCAGGCCAGCGGGCGTTTGGTGAAAACTACATCCAGGAGGGGGTGGAAAAGATCGCTGTCGTGGGGCGTGCGTTCGATCCCGCGCTGCAGTGGCACTGCATTGGCCCCATCCAGAGCAACAAGACGCGCCTGGTGTCCGAGCACTTTGACTGGGCGCACACCGTGGACCGGCTCAAGACCGCCGAGCGCCTTTCGGCCCAGCGCCCCGATCATTTGCTGCCCCTGCAAATATGTATCCAGGTGAACATCGACGGCGGCTCCACCAAGTCGGGCGTGGCCCCGGAAGAAACTTTGGCGTTGGTGCGAGCTGTGGCAAAACTACCACGCCTGCGGGTGCGTGGGCTGATGAGCATCCCCGACCATGCTCCTGATTTCGAAGCGCAACTGGCAATTCACAAAAGGGCTAAAAGGCTTTTTGACCAGATTTCTGGGCTGGGAGAGCCCGGGCTCGAAGGCTTTGACACCCTGTCCATGGGCATGACCGCCGACCTGGAAGCAGCCATCCACGCGGGCAGCACCCTGGTGCGCGTTGGCACCGGCATCTTCGGCGGCCGGACTTACCAGGCGCCCTGA
- a CDS encoding aminotransferase class V-fold PLP-dependent enzyme has translation MPGLLPDIDPDGLLEFSVVYTDRALNHMSKRFTGVMQDILATLKEVYHAHTAVLVPGSGTFGMEAVARQFANREKVLIVRNGWFSYRWTQIFDADKGLGGGAVVCKARQQGSGPQAPWAPCPADEVAATIRAEKPKVVFAPHVETASGIILSDDYIRTLTAAAHEVGALFVLDCVASGAMWVDMQATGVDVLISAPQKGWSGSPCCAMVMLSERAHQAIEGTTSSSFSCDLKKWMQIAEGYEKGQHAYHTTMPTDALVRLRDVMAETRAYGFAKVRDEQIALGTAVRALLESRGFPSVAAEGFKAPGVVVSYTTDPGIQSGKKFMEVGLQTAAGVPLQCDEGPDFKTFRIGLFGLDKWHNVERTVGHLSSALDQMAAAV, from the coding sequence ATGCCCGGATTGCTGCCCGATATCGACCCCGATGGCCTGCTCGAATTTTCGGTGGTGTACACCGATCGCGCGCTCAACCACATGTCCAAGCGCTTCACGGGGGTGATGCAGGACATCCTGGCCACGCTCAAGGAGGTCTACCACGCCCACACCGCGGTGCTGGTGCCCGGCAGCGGCACCTTTGGCATGGAAGCCGTGGCGCGCCAGTTTGCCAACCGCGAAAAGGTACTCATCGTGCGCAACGGCTGGTTCAGCTACCGCTGGACGCAGATTTTCGATGCCGACAAAGGCCTGGGCGGCGGCGCCGTGGTGTGCAAGGCGCGCCAGCAGGGCAGCGGCCCGCAGGCTCCCTGGGCCCCTTGCCCGGCCGACGAGGTGGCGGCCACCATCCGCGCCGAAAAGCCCAAGGTGGTGTTTGCGCCCCATGTGGAAACGGCCAGCGGCATCATCCTGAGCGACGACTACATCCGCACGCTGACGGCCGCCGCGCACGAGGTGGGCGCGCTGTTTGTGCTCGATTGCGTGGCGTCCGGGGCGATGTGGGTAGATATGCAAGCTACTGGCGTGGATGTGCTCATCAGCGCCCCGCAAAAGGGCTGGAGCGGCTCGCCCTGCTGCGCCATGGTGATGCTCAGCGAACGCGCGCACCAGGCGATTGAGGGCACCACGAGCAGCAGTTTCTCGTGCGATCTCAAGAAGTGGATGCAGATCGCCGAGGGCTACGAAAAGGGCCAGCACGCCTACCACACCACCATGCCCACCGACGCCCTGGTGCGCCTGCGCGATGTGATGGCCGAGACCCGCGCCTACGGCTTCGCCAAGGTGCGTGACGAGCAGATCGCCCTGGGCACTGCGGTGCGTGCGCTGCTGGAGTCGCGCGGTTTTCCCAGCGTGGCGGCCGAGGGCTTCAAGGCGCCTGGCGTGGTGGTGAGCTACACCACCGACCCCGGCATCCAGAGCGGCAAGAAGTTCATGGAAGTTGGATTGCAGACCGCTGCCGGCGTGCCGCTGCAATGCGACGAAGGGCCCGACTTTAAGACCTTCCGCATCGGGCTGTTCGGCCTGGACAAATGGCACAACGTGGAGCGCACCGTGGGCCACCTGTCCAGTGCGCTGGACCAGATGGCGGCTGCGGTCTAG
- a CDS encoding DUF445 domain-containing protein → MKKSATLAADSAVLGLRRAKRQALALLLLVTAVFVATSMVERGLLLDCVKAMAEAAMVGALADWFAVVALFRRPLSLPIPHTAVIPRNKDRIGTNLAAFVRDRFLDPPSLVALLRRHDPALRLAQWLSAADNARLLGQQAARLLSAALDTVQDAQMERFIRKAARTLIGRVDLSGTLATVLGALTHNGRHQALLDDALGRLIVVLQEEGTRHLIATTIVQWLKKEHPLKEKMLPTDWLGDKGSAMIANALEALLADVAQNPQHQLREQFDAAVQRLVHRLQTDPDWARKGEEIRRYLQTNATLGRYVQDLWQGMRAAIQRDLADEHSPMARNVHAMGAWFGRSLAGDAALRQSLNERLESWVQGLAPDVAQFAAQHIEDTVQRWDAQELSQLIELNIGKDLQYIRVNGTLVGGLVGLVLYLVSHAGEIGRAVMSG, encoded by the coding sequence ATGAAAAAAAGTGCCACCCTGGCCGCTGACTCCGCCGTTCTTGGCTTGCGGCGAGCCAAGCGGCAAGCACTCGCCCTGTTGCTGCTGGTGACGGCGGTGTTTGTGGCCACCAGCATGGTCGAGCGCGGCCTGCTGCTCGACTGCGTGAAAGCCATGGCCGAGGCTGCCATGGTGGGCGCCCTGGCCGACTGGTTTGCGGTGGTGGCGCTGTTTCGCCGGCCGCTTTCGCTGCCCATTCCGCACACAGCTGTGATCCCCCGCAACAAGGACCGCATTGGCACCAACCTGGCCGCCTTTGTGCGCGACCGCTTTCTCGACCCGCCGTCGCTGGTGGCGCTGCTGCGGCGCCACGACCCCGCGCTGCGGCTGGCCCAATGGTTGAGTGCTGCCGACAACGCCCGCCTGCTGGGGCAGCAGGCGGCACGGCTGCTCAGCGCGGCCCTCGATACCGTGCAGGATGCGCAGATGGAGCGCTTCATCCGCAAGGCGGCGCGCACCCTTATAGGGCGGGTGGATTTGTCGGGCACCCTGGCCACGGTGTTGGGGGCGCTCACCCACAACGGGCGCCACCAGGCGCTGCTCGACGATGCGCTGGGCCGGCTGATCGTGGTGCTGCAAGAGGAGGGCACGCGCCACCTGATTGCCACCACCATCGTGCAGTGGCTCAAAAAAGAGCATCCGCTCAAGGAAAAAATGCTGCCCACCGACTGGCTGGGCGACAAGGGCTCGGCCATGATCGCCAACGCACTCGAAGCCCTGCTGGCCGACGTGGCGCAGAACCCGCAGCACCAGTTGCGCGAACAGTTCGACGCAGCCGTGCAGCGGCTGGTGCACCGGCTGCAGACCGATCCCGACTGGGCGCGCAAGGGCGAGGAGATCCGGCGCTACCTGCAGACCAACGCCACCCTGGGCCGCTATGTGCAGGACTTGTGGCAAGGAATGCGCGCGGCCATCCAGCGCGATCTGGCCGATGAGCACTCGCCCATGGCGCGCAACGTGCACGCCATGGGCGCGTGGTTTGGCCGCTCGCTGGCGGGCGATGCGGCGCTGCGCCAGTCGCTCAACGAGCGGCTGGAAAGCTGGGTGCAAGGGCTGGCCCCCGATGTGGCGCAGTTTGCCGCGCAACATATCGAGGACACGGTGCAGCGCTGGGACGCGCAGGAACTGTCGCAGCTGATCGAGTTGAACATTGGCAAGGATTTGCAGTACATCCGCGTCAATGGCACGCTGGTCGGCGGCCTGGTAGGGCTGGTGTTGTACCTGGTTTCGCACGCGGGGGAGATTGGGCGGGCGGTGATGTCTGGGTGA